A DNA window from Actinomadura luzonensis contains the following coding sequences:
- a CDS encoding alpha/beta hydrolase has translation MSRRQRHDLDALLRSAPKTAYATVEEARASFDRMFDAPAPDGVTVREGALAGRPALEIEAGDRAGDTVVLYLHGGGYVVGSPRTHAALAGELTRRARTRLVSLDYRLAPEHPFPAAVEDALAAYRELLERGARPAGIALAGDSAGGGLAIATLLAAREAGLPMPAAAVLFSPWADLTLTGDSMETKQGLDPIFDRSDIEGYRAHYLGARDPSAPTASPALADLTGLPPLLVQAGSNELLLDDAVRLAARAAADGVDVTLRVWGGLPHVFQHQYGSVEEAGQALDDAVSFLSRAHAAAAAEDLVS, from the coding sequence ATGAGCCGTCGGCAACGCCACGACCTGGACGCCCTGCTGCGCAGCGCGCCGAAGACCGCGTACGCCACCGTGGAGGAGGCGCGGGCGAGCTTCGACCGGATGTTCGACGCCCCCGCGCCGGACGGCGTCACCGTCCGGGAGGGCGCCCTCGCCGGCCGCCCCGCCCTGGAGATCGAGGCCGGCGACCGGGCCGGGGACACGGTGGTGCTGTACCTGCACGGCGGCGGGTACGTCGTCGGGTCGCCGCGCACGCACGCCGCCCTCGCCGGCGAGCTGACCCGCCGCGCCCGTACGCGGCTGGTCTCGCTCGACTACCGGCTCGCGCCCGAGCACCCGTTCCCCGCGGCCGTCGAGGACGCCCTCGCGGCCTACCGCGAGCTGCTCGAACGCGGCGCGCGCCCGGCCGGCATCGCCCTGGCCGGCGACTCCGCGGGCGGCGGGCTCGCGATCGCCACCCTGCTCGCGGCGCGCGAGGCGGGGCTGCCCATGCCGGCCGCGGCCGTGCTCTTCTCCCCCTGGGCCGACCTGACGCTCACCGGCGACAGCATGGAGACCAAGCAGGGCCTCGACCCCATCTTCGACCGCTCCGACATCGAGGGGTACCGCGCGCACTACCTGGGCGCGCGGGACCCGTCCGCGCCGACGGCCAGCCCGGCGCTCGCCGACCTCACCGGGCTGCCGCCGCTGCTCGTCCAGGCCGGCTCGAACGAGCTCCTGCTGGACGACGCGGTCCGGCTCGCCGCCCGCGCCGCGGCGGACGGCGTGGACGTGACGCTGCGCGTCTGGGGCGGCCTGCCGCACGTCTTCCAGCACCAGTACGGCTCGGTGGAGGAGGCGGGGCAGGCCCTCGACGACGCCGTGTCCTTCCTCTCGCGCGCCCACGCGGCCGCGGCCGCCGAGGACCTGGTGTCCTGA
- a CDS encoding response regulator — protein sequence MRVLVVDDQQLMREGLVALLGLVDGVEVVGDAGDGERALALVAGLRPDVVLMDLRMPVMDGVEATRRIARDHPGTAVVVLTTYDDDRSVDSALLAGARGYLTKDAGRAEIAAALRSAAAGQSTFSAAVSRRLVEALSRAAPPPPVTACPDGLTAREVEVLRLVAGGLSNAEIGTALFIAETTVKTHINNAFAKIGVRNRTEAAAYARDRLL from the coding sequence GTGAGGGTCCTGGTCGTGGACGACCAGCAGCTCATGCGCGAGGGCCTGGTGGCGCTGCTGGGCCTGGTCGACGGCGTCGAGGTGGTGGGCGACGCGGGCGACGGCGAGCGGGCCCTCGCCCTGGTGGCCGGGCTGCGTCCCGACGTCGTCCTGATGGACCTGCGCATGCCCGTGATGGACGGCGTCGAGGCCACGCGGCGGATCGCCCGCGACCACCCGGGCACCGCCGTCGTGGTGCTGACCACGTACGACGACGACCGGTCGGTGGACTCCGCGCTGCTGGCCGGCGCCCGCGGCTACCTCACCAAGGACGCCGGGCGCGCCGAGATCGCCGCCGCGCTGCGCTCGGCCGCCGCCGGGCAGTCGACGTTCTCGGCCGCGGTGTCGCGGCGGCTGGTCGAGGCGTTGTCGCGCGCCGCGCCCCCGCCGCCGGTCACCGCCTGCCCCGACGGGCTGACCGCCCGGGAGGTCGAGGTGCTGCGGCTGGTCGCCGGCGGGCTGAGCAACGCGGAGATCGGCACGGCCCTGTTCATCGCGGAGACGACGGTCAAGACGCACATCAACAACGCCTTCGCCAAGATCGGCGTCCGCAACCGCACGGAGGCCGCCGCCTACGCGCGCGACCGGCTGCTGTAG
- a CDS encoding VOC family protein, with protein MARDLFAGIPVTDYAAALPWYERLFGGPPSFLPNDVEAVWELADNRYAYIVQDPRRAGNALMLSFVDDLDGRVAAISGRGIEPARRETYEGGVTKVTYRDAEGNEISFGGMLGP; from the coding sequence ATGGCCCGGGACCTCTTCGCCGGCATCCCCGTCACCGACTACGCCGCCGCCCTGCCGTGGTACGAACGGCTCTTCGGCGGGCCGCCGTCGTTCCTGCCGAACGACGTTGAGGCGGTGTGGGAGCTGGCCGACAACCGCTACGCCTACATCGTGCAGGACCCGCGGCGGGCGGGGAACGCCCTGATGCTGTCGTTCGTGGACGACCTGGACGGGCGGGTCGCCGCGATCAGCGGGCGGGGCATCGAGCCCGCGCGGCGCGAGACGTACGAGGGCGGCGTCACCAAGGTGACCTACCGGGACGCGGAGGGCAACGAGATCAGCTTCGGCGGCATGCTCGGCCCCTGA
- a CDS encoding dihydrofolate reductase family protein: MGKIVYWVHASADGFIDGPGGEFDWPVMGPELSAYSEALDKGVGTLLFGRPVWEMMVGFWPQAESITDDPHVAAFAPFWRATPKIVFSRSYPGDDWTSRVITGDLAEEVAALKARPDSGDLLLTGGATLAAALTELGLIDEYHIAVHPVVLGGGRRLFGAPEQRRHLRLVESRVLDGQVVVSHYRLASG, encoded by the coding sequence ATGGGCAAGATCGTTTACTGGGTGCACGCGTCGGCGGACGGGTTCATCGACGGGCCCGGCGGCGAGTTCGACTGGCCGGTGATGGGGCCGGAGCTGTCGGCGTACTCGGAGGCGCTGGACAAGGGCGTCGGCACGTTGCTGTTCGGACGGCCGGTGTGGGAGATGATGGTGGGCTTCTGGCCGCAGGCCGAGTCGATCACGGACGACCCGCACGTCGCCGCGTTCGCGCCGTTCTGGCGCGCCACCCCGAAGATCGTCTTCTCGCGCTCGTACCCGGGCGACGACTGGACCAGCCGCGTCATCACCGGCGACCTGGCCGAGGAGGTGGCCGCGCTCAAGGCCCGCCCGGACAGCGGGGACCTGCTGCTGACCGGCGGCGCCACGCTCGCGGCCGCGCTGACCGAGCTGGGCCTCATCGACGAGTACCACATCGCGGTGCACCCGGTGGTGCTGGGCGGCGGCCGGCGGCTGTTCGGCGCGCCGGAGCAGCGCCGGCACCTGCGGCTCGTCGAGTCACGGGTGCTGGACGGCCAGGTCGTGGTCTCCCACTACCGGCTCGCCTCCGGCTGA
- a CDS encoding sensor histidine kinase, with translation MREVWGRAVRLLAADDPESGRLVRLLIGLVLAWSLATAAPDRLAALVWAALGGSMACWLAFVVLDGRFPRVAAALLAAASAVAAAVSGSSDPAPTVFLFATLLLFAAHGTPGMGTIVAVTAADLALMTGSMAWQGAPRSAIAVRGAVMLCTVLFALHRRHYRRAQQERARAMALDERARIARELHDVLAHSLGALGVQLEVAEAVLTERGDVAGAVARLRRSRALAREGLVEARAAVAALREDVPPLPDALGRMVAEHRRDHDVPAGLRTTGARRPVSPAAEVCLLRTAREALTNAARHAPGEPVTVELGYGEGAVRLVVRNPCPAGPGPALGLGPALGLGPGEASGGHGLQGMRERLALAGGTLRAGRAGGLWEVRAEVPE, from the coding sequence ATGCGGGAGGTGTGGGGGCGGGCCGTACGGCTGCTGGCGGCCGACGACCCGGAGTCGGGCCGGCTGGTCCGGCTGCTCATCGGCCTGGTCCTCGCCTGGTCGCTGGCGACCGCCGCGCCCGACCGCCTCGCCGCGCTGGTGTGGGCGGCGCTCGGCGGGTCGATGGCCTGCTGGCTCGCCTTCGTCGTGCTCGACGGGCGGTTCCCGCGCGTGGCCGCGGCCCTGCTCGCCGCCGCCTCCGCGGTCGCCGCCGCCGTGTCGGGCTCGTCCGACCCGGCGCCCACCGTGTTCCTGTTCGCGACGCTGCTGCTGTTCGCCGCGCACGGCACGCCGGGCATGGGGACGATCGTCGCGGTCACCGCGGCGGACCTCGCCCTCATGACCGGCAGCATGGCGTGGCAGGGGGCGCCGCGCTCCGCGATCGCGGTGCGCGGGGCCGTGATGCTGTGCACCGTGCTGTTCGCGCTGCACCGGCGCCACTACCGGCGGGCCCAGCAGGAGCGGGCCAGGGCCATGGCGCTCGACGAGCGGGCGCGCATCGCGAGGGAGCTGCACGACGTGCTCGCGCACTCCCTCGGCGCCCTGGGCGTGCAGCTGGAGGTCGCCGAGGCGGTGCTCACCGAGCGGGGCGACGTGGCCGGCGCGGTGGCGCGGCTCCGCCGGTCGCGGGCGCTGGCCAGGGAAGGGCTGGTCGAGGCGCGGGCGGCGGTGGCGGCCCTGCGCGAGGACGTGCCGCCGCTGCCCGACGCGCTCGGCCGCATGGTCGCCGAGCACCGCAGGGACCACGACGTGCCGGCCGGGCTGCGCACCACGGGCGCGCGGCGGCCGGTCAGCCCGGCGGCGGAGGTCTGCCTGCTGCGCACCGCCCGCGAGGCGCTGACCAACGCCGCCAGGCACGCGCCGGGCGAGCCGGTGACGGTCGAGCTGGGCTACGGTGAGGGCGCGGTCCGCCTCGTGGTCCGCAACCCGTGCCCCGCCGGGCCCGGGCCCGCGCTCGGGCTCGGGCCCGCGCTCGGGCTCGGGCCCGGCGAGGCTTCCGGCGGGCACGGCCTGCAGGGGATGCGCGAGCGGCTGGCGCTCGCGGGCGGCACGCTGCGCGCCGGCCGGGCGGGCGGTCTGTGGGAGGTGCGGGCGGAGGTGCCGGAGTGA
- a CDS encoding AfsR/SARP family transcriptional regulator encodes MDVDGGVRLRVTLLGAFRLSRGGVVLPVPGARLRSLLVRLALAGGRAVEQGVLADAIWAEDPPADPAHALQALVSRLRRTLGSARDVTQAAAGGGYRLEIDPAAVDALRFEQLAAAGRDRLRAGDPAAAAAVLGEAVTLWREPPGSEPAAVAAVAPAVATRLAHLSAEAVADLADAEVALGRAGEAAARLTALLAEHPLHERAAALLMDALAAQGRQAEALALYERVRETLADALGADPGTALHDRHLRLLRATPPAPAPDAVRPSDRPPAASAWGGELPVPVTGLVGRADELARIGALLAAGRLVTVLGPGGAGKTRLAVEAARRHRHDYRDGAWMIDLAVVTEPAKVAAAVLAGAGPRGGAVFEARLRVEGDELDVLADRLGGRESLLLIDNCEHLIDAVARLVAALLSRCAGLRVLATSREPLAIGGEALVPLGPLPLPAPDDDAERARRADAVRLFAERAQAVRPGFDVDDTTLPEVSRVVRELDGMPLALELAAARLRTMSLPEVADGLSDRFRLLTNGSRGALPRHRTLRAVIDWSWELLTEPERTVAERVSVLPGGVTADSAAAVCAGTAVPPADLPGLLAALVDRSLLRLAPEPGRYRMLETLRAYGVDRLAAAGRLGTVRDLAAGHFAELTARCDARLRGPEQAAALRVIGAEYDNTLAALRRRCDTGDASGAVALALSLSWYWQMFGRHRDAAYWLGEALAVPGREPDHAADRGSDLAHAIHLINRVLAGPGTAEEAAADRARLRELADRLLAAPEPPARHGALAALPLAFLQEEDDKSRPALIDRLAGGGDVWLSGAARLFRAQLAENAGELGDVRADVDAALACFRRTGDRWGQAAALPMRAQLRQYDGDLDGASADLREARTLAAGFGPLGPADEVFGDLRWVDLHLRRGDDVRAGAILDAARARPANPPELAVLVDAWEAAFRVRLGELDRARELLEAAERDLPGDPAAGEAFPGDHARALVGGVRAWLCLELGDPAGAERALARAYAAARRTRDLPILSQVAVHVAALAGSYGRQRDAAVLLGVAARLRGAHDRSDRQVRELTRRSRAALGADAFGAAYREGWTLDARTAATEADPARLHRDPAGPHRDAAGPRPDPAGWHQEAAGSGTAPDEPGAVSRG; translated from the coding sequence GTGGACGTGGACGGAGGCGTGCGGCTGCGCGTCACGCTGCTCGGCGCCTTCCGGCTGTCGCGCGGCGGCGTCGTCCTGCCCGTCCCGGGGGCGCGGCTGCGGAGCCTGCTCGTCCGGCTGGCGCTCGCCGGCGGGCGCGCCGTGGAGCAGGGGGTCCTGGCCGACGCGATCTGGGCCGAGGACCCGCCGGCCGATCCCGCCCACGCCCTGCAGGCCCTCGTCTCCCGCCTGCGCCGGACCCTCGGCTCGGCGCGCGACGTCACGCAGGCCGCCGCCGGCGGCGGCTACCGGCTGGAGATCGACCCGGCCGCCGTGGACGCGCTGCGCTTCGAACAGCTCGCCGCCGCCGGCCGGGACCGGCTGCGCGCCGGCGACCCGGCGGCCGCGGCGGCCGTGCTCGGCGAGGCCGTGACGCTGTGGCGGGAGCCTCCCGGCAGTGAGCCCGCCGCCGTCGCGGCGGTGGCGCCCGCCGTCGCGACCCGGCTGGCCCACCTCTCGGCCGAGGCCGTCGCCGACCTCGCCGACGCCGAGGTGGCGCTGGGCCGTGCCGGCGAGGCCGCCGCCCGCCTGACCGCCCTGCTCGCCGAGCACCCTCTCCACGAACGTGCGGCCGCGCTGCTCATGGACGCGCTCGCCGCCCAGGGCCGCCAGGCCGAAGCCCTCGCCCTGTACGAACGCGTCCGCGAGACCCTGGCCGACGCCCTCGGCGCCGACCCGGGCACCGCCCTGCACGATCGCCACCTACGCCTGCTCCGCGCCACGCCCCCGGCCCCGGCCCCGGACGCCGTGAGACCGAGTGACCGGCCCCCGGCCGCGTCCGCCTGGGGAGGCGAGCTGCCGGTGCCGGTGACCGGGCTCGTCGGGCGTGCGGACGAGCTGGCCCGCATCGGCGCGCTGCTCGCCGCCGGACGGCTGGTCACCGTGCTCGGCCCCGGAGGCGCAGGCAAGACGCGGCTCGCCGTCGAGGCGGCCCGCCGTCACCGCCACGACTACCGTGACGGCGCCTGGATGATCGACCTCGCCGTGGTCACCGAGCCCGCCAAGGTCGCCGCCGCCGTACTCGCCGGGGCCGGGCCGCGCGGCGGCGCGGTGTTCGAGGCGCGGCTGCGCGTCGAGGGCGACGAGCTGGACGTCCTCGCCGACCGGCTCGGCGGCCGGGAGAGCCTGCTGCTGATCGACAACTGCGAGCACCTGATCGACGCGGTGGCCCGCCTGGTGGCGGCGCTGCTGTCCCGGTGCGCCGGGCTGCGGGTGCTGGCCACCAGCCGCGAACCTCTCGCCATCGGCGGCGAGGCGCTGGTGCCGCTCGGCCCGCTCCCGCTGCCCGCACCGGACGACGACGCCGAGCGGGCCCGCCGGGCGGACGCGGTGCGCCTGTTCGCCGAGCGGGCGCAGGCCGTGCGGCCGGGGTTCGACGTCGACGACACGACGCTGCCCGAGGTGTCGCGGGTCGTGCGCGAGCTGGACGGCATGCCGCTGGCGCTGGAGCTGGCCGCGGCCCGGCTGCGGACGATGTCGCTGCCCGAGGTGGCCGACGGGCTGTCCGACCGGTTCCGGCTGCTCACCAACGGCAGCCGCGGCGCGCTGCCCCGGCACCGTACGCTGCGCGCGGTCATCGACTGGAGCTGGGAGCTGCTGACCGAGCCCGAGCGCACGGTCGCCGAACGCGTCTCGGTGCTGCCCGGCGGCGTCACGGCGGACTCGGCCGCCGCCGTCTGCGCCGGCACCGCCGTGCCGCCGGCCGACCTGCCCGGCCTGCTCGCCGCCCTGGTCGACCGGTCGTTGCTGCGGCTCGCGCCGGAGCCGGGCCGCTACCGCATGCTGGAGACGCTGCGCGCGTACGGCGTCGACCGGCTGGCGGCGGCGGGCCGGCTCGGCACGGTGCGCGACCTGGCCGCCGGGCACTTCGCCGAGCTGACGGCCCGGTGCGACGCGCGGCTGCGCGGGCCCGAGCAGGCGGCGGCCCTCCGCGTCATCGGCGCCGAGTACGACAACACCCTGGCCGCCCTGCGCCGGCGGTGCGACACCGGCGACGCCTCCGGGGCGGTCGCCCTCGCGCTCAGCCTGAGCTGGTACTGGCAGATGTTCGGCCGGCACCGCGACGCGGCGTACTGGCTGGGCGAGGCGCTGGCGGTGCCCGGCCGCGAGCCGGATCACGCCGCTGATCGCGGCTCCGACCTCGCCCACGCGATTCACCTGATCAACCGCGTCCTCGCCGGGCCGGGAACGGCGGAGGAGGCCGCGGCCGACCGGGCGCGTCTTCGCGAGCTGGCCGACCGGCTGCTCGCCGCCCCCGAGCCGCCCGCCCGGCACGGCGCGCTCGCCGCGCTTCCGCTCGCGTTCCTGCAGGAGGAGGACGACAAGAGCAGGCCGGCACTCATCGACCGGCTGGCCGGCGGCGGCGACGTGTGGCTGTCCGGGGCGGCGCGGCTGTTCCGGGCGCAGCTCGCCGAGAACGCGGGCGAGCTCGGCGACGTCCGCGCCGACGTGGACGCCGCCCTGGCCTGCTTCCGGCGGACCGGCGACCGCTGGGGCCAGGCCGCCGCGCTGCCGATGCGCGCCCAGCTCCGGCAGTACGACGGCGACCTCGACGGCGCGTCGGCCGACCTGCGCGAGGCCAGGACGCTGGCCGCCGGCTTCGGCCCGCTCGGCCCGGCCGACGAGGTGTTCGGCGACCTGCGCTGGGTCGATCTGCACCTGCGGCGCGGCGACGACGTGCGGGCGGGCGCGATCCTGGACGCGGCGCGGGCGCGGCCCGCGAACCCGCCCGAGCTGGCGGTGCTCGTCGACGCCTGGGAGGCCGCCTTCCGGGTCCGGCTCGGCGAGCTGGACCGGGCGCGGGAGCTGCTGGAGGCCGCCGAACGGGACCTGCCCGGCGACCCGGCCGCCGGCGAGGCGTTCCCCGGCGACCACGCGCGGGCGCTGGTCGGCGGCGTACGGGCGTGGCTCTGCCTGGAGCTGGGCGACCCGGCGGGCGCGGAGCGGGCGCTGGCGAGGGCGTACGCGGCGGCGCGGAGGACGCGGGACCTGCCGATCCTGTCGCAGGTGGCGGTGCACGTGGCCGCGCTCGCCGGCTCGTACGGGCGGCAGCGCGACGCGGCGGTCCTGCTCGGCGTCGCCGCCCGGCTGCGCGGCGCGCACGACCGTAGCGACCGGCAGGTCCGTGAGCTGACCCGCCGAAGCCGGGCCGCGCTGGGCGCCGACGCCTTCGGCGCGGCGTACCGGGAGGGCTGGACGCTGGACGCGCGCACGGCCGCCACCGAGGCCGACCCGGCCCGCCTGCACCGCGACCCGGCCGGGCCGCACCGCGACGCCGCCGGGCCGCGCCCCGATCCGGCTGGGTGGCACCAGGAGGCGGCCGGCTCGGGCACGGCCCCTGATGAGCCGGGGGCGGTCAGTCGCGGGTGA
- a CDS encoding FAD-dependent monooxygenase has product MHDVVIVGAGPVGLFLACELGLAGCAVVVLEREPEPRSPWKARPLGMRGLSAASVAAFRRRGLSRPLLEASGVEAGPAADGPRRGGGHFAGMMLDPALIDLAALPYQPAGPAAEGVMTDLEAVERVLSERAAELGVEVRRGVPVEAVAQDGDTVVARAGGQEHRARWLVGCDGGRSTVRRLAGFGFAGTEPLFTGYVMLAAIADPGKLRPGFTLTPAGMYLRTPAPGYVGMLEFDGGAYDRSRRPDRDHLQAVLRRVSGTDVTLDDVHHVSTFTDRAMQATTYRQGRVLLAGDAAHVHSPLGAQGLNLGIGDAVNLGWKLAATVRGHAPDGLLDTYADERRPVAAQVLDWTRAQAAVMRPDPHAQAIQAVLRDLLATRDGATYVFGRLSGASLRLDLGGGHPLTGRDVPDLAPGDGVRLADLLRDGRGVVLDLSPGRRLRDPAARWSDRLRYAAGPARDGLGAGLGALLVRPDGVVAWAGEREPDRAAFERAAGRWFGRPAA; this is encoded by the coding sequence GTGCATGACGTGGTGATCGTGGGTGCCGGCCCGGTCGGCCTGTTCCTCGCCTGCGAGCTGGGCCTGGCGGGCTGTGCCGTCGTGGTGCTGGAACGGGAGCCGGAGCCGCGCTCCCCGTGGAAGGCGCGGCCGCTCGGCATGCGGGGGCTGTCCGCCGCGTCGGTCGCGGCGTTCCGGCGGCGCGGCTTGTCGCGTCCGCTGCTGGAGGCGTCGGGGGTGGAGGCCGGTCCCGCGGCGGACGGGCCGCGGCGCGGTGGGGGCCACTTCGCGGGCATGATGCTCGACCCGGCGCTGATCGACCTCGCCGCGCTGCCGTACCAGCCGGCCGGACCGGCGGCGGAGGGCGTCATGACCGACCTCGAAGCGGTCGAGAGGGTGTTGTCGGAGCGGGCGGCCGAGCTGGGCGTGGAGGTCAGGCGGGGCGTCCCGGTCGAGGCCGTCGCGCAGGACGGGGACACGGTGGTCGCGCGGGCGGGCGGGCAGGAGCACCGGGCGCGCTGGCTCGTCGGCTGCGACGGCGGGCGCAGCACGGTGCGGAGGCTCGCGGGCTTCGGCTTCGCCGGCACCGAGCCGCTGTTCACCGGTTACGTGATGCTCGCCGCGATCGCCGACCCCGGCAAGCTGCGGCCCGGGTTCACGCTGACGCCGGCGGGCATGTACCTGCGGACGCCCGCGCCGGGGTACGTCGGGATGCTGGAGTTCGACGGCGGCGCGTACGACCGCTCGCGCCGGCCGGACCGCGACCATCTCCAGGCGGTGCTGCGCCGGGTGTCCGGCACCGACGTGACCTTGGACGACGTCCACCACGTCTCCACCTTCACCGACCGGGCGATGCAGGCGACGACGTACCGGCAGGGCCGCGTGCTGCTGGCGGGCGACGCCGCGCACGTCCACTCCCCTCTCGGCGCGCAGGGACTGAACCTCGGCATCGGCGACGCCGTCAACCTGGGCTGGAAGCTCGCCGCGACCGTGCGCGGGCACGCTCCCGACGGGCTGCTCGACACCTACGCGGACGAGCGCCGCCCGGTCGCCGCGCAGGTGCTCGACTGGACGCGGGCCCAGGCGGCGGTCATGCGGCCGGACCCGCACGCCCAGGCGATCCAGGCGGTGCTGCGCGACCTGCTCGCGACCCGCGACGGGGCGACGTACGTGTTCGGCAGGCTGTCGGGCGCGTCGCTGCGCCTCGACCTCGGCGGCGGCCATCCGCTGACCGGCCGGGACGTCCCGGACCTCGCTCCCGGGGACGGCGTCCGGCTCGCCGACCTGCTGCGGGACGGGCGGGGCGTCGTCCTCGACCTCAGCCCCGGCCGGCGGCTGCGCGACCCGGCGGCGCGCTGGTCGGATCGGCTGCGCTACGCGGCCGGCCCGGCGCGGGACGGGCTCGGGGCCGGCCTCGGCGCCCTGCTCGTACGGCCGGACGGCGTGGTCGCCTGGGCCGG
- a CDS encoding LacI family DNA-binding transcriptional regulator yields MVTMGDVARLAGVSKMTVSNVVNNRDGVSDLVRQRVLDAIERSGYRVNLSARTLRSGRTGVIGLAVPEIDLPYFSHLAELVIGAARRRGYHVTLERTGAVAAGEAGALAHSRLLQFDGLILSAVALDGLDERLTDAGHPIVMLGEQDFGGRFDHVAMPNEDGVRAATLHLADQGCRRIGIVTGAPRDGVNVITRRYHGYLAALAERGLAADPPLLLPLNDMTMEAGRAAAHRLADAGHEVDGLVAVTDTVATGVLRGLADRGLRVPGDVRLVGFDDVPQSRFLVPSLSSVAPDHRWMAEKAVELLVERIRAPHRPTGAYVAPFELVVRESTR; encoded by the coding sequence ATGGTGACCATGGGAGACGTCGCCCGGCTGGCCGGGGTGTCGAAGATGACCGTCTCCAACGTGGTCAACAACCGCGACGGCGTCAGCGACCTGGTCCGGCAGCGGGTGCTGGACGCCATCGAGCGGTCCGGCTACCGCGTCAACCTCTCCGCCCGCACCCTCAGGTCCGGGCGGACCGGCGTCATCGGGCTGGCCGTCCCCGAGATCGACCTGCCCTACTTCAGCCATCTCGCCGAGCTGGTCATCGGGGCGGCACGGCGGCGCGGCTACCACGTCACGCTGGAGCGCACCGGCGCGGTGGCGGCCGGCGAGGCCGGCGCGCTCGCCCACTCCCGCCTCCTGCAGTTCGACGGCCTGATCCTCAGCGCCGTCGCCCTGGACGGCCTGGACGAGCGGCTGACCGACGCCGGCCACCCCATCGTCATGCTCGGCGAGCAGGACTTCGGCGGCCGCTTCGACCACGTCGCGATGCCCAACGAGGACGGCGTCAGAGCCGCCACCCTCCACCTGGCCGACCAGGGGTGCCGCCGCATCGGCATCGTCACCGGCGCCCCGCGCGACGGCGTGAACGTCATCACCCGCCGCTACCACGGCTACCTCGCCGCGCTCGCCGAGCGCGGCCTGGCCGCCGATCCGCCCCTGCTCCTCCCCCTCAACGACATGACCATGGAGGCCGGCCGCGCCGCCGCGCACCGCCTGGCGGACGCCGGTCACGAGGTGGACGGGCTGGTCGCGGTGACCGACACCGTCGCCACCGGGGTGCTGCGCGGCCTGGCCGACCGCGGGCTGCGGGTGCCGGGCGACGTGCGGCTCGTCGGTTTCGACGACGTTCCGCAGTCGCGGTTCCTGGTGCCCTCGCTGTCGTCCGTGGCGCCGGACCACCGCTGGATGGCGGAGAAGGCGGTCGAGCTGCTGGTCGAGCGCATCCGGGCTCCGCACCGGCCGACCGGCGCGTACGTGGCGCCGTTCGAGCTCGTCGTCCGCGAGTCGACCCGCTGA
- a CDS encoding MarR family winged helix-turn-helix transcriptional regulator, which yields MTDSGQLFVDLVRVETRLWNAVDARLQAEHGLRLGQYDLMTVIAGRPTCRVLDLVHEVAITVGAASKAVDRLVAAGWCRRVANPADGRSSFLELTPDGVRTLDRARATYATEIDRWTARLVPPAALEETARTLRTIRAALESGWSPELRAP from the coding sequence GTGACCGACAGCGGGCAACTGTTCGTGGACCTCGTCCGCGTCGAGACGCGCCTGTGGAACGCCGTGGACGCCCGGCTGCAGGCGGAGCACGGCCTGCGGCTGGGCCAGTACGACCTGATGACGGTGATCGCCGGCCGCCCCACCTGCCGGGTGCTCGACCTGGTGCACGAGGTCGCCATCACGGTCGGCGCGGCGAGCAAGGCGGTGGACCGGCTGGTGGCCGCGGGCTGGTGCCGCCGGGTGGCCAACCCCGCCGACGGCCGCTCGTCGTTCCTGGAGCTCACCCCCGACGGCGTCCGCACCCTGGACCGGGCCCGCGCGACCTACGCGACGGAGATCGACCGCTGGACCGCCCGGCTGGTGCCGCCCGCCGCCCTGGAGGAGACGGCCCGCACCCTGCGGACGATCCGCGCCGCCCTGGAGTCGGGCTGGTCCCCGGAGCTTCGCGCGCCCTGA